A stretch of the Melitaea cinxia chromosome 14, ilMelCinx1.1, whole genome shotgun sequence genome encodes the following:
- the LOC123659815 gene encoding uncharacterized protein LOC123659815, which translates to MVRTYKKKTNAGEWSQEKMTEAVNKVQNKVLTLRKAAEIFEVPYTSLQRRVNLSRGVIKRRGGQPVLDEEAEQKIADRLLHLASRGFGITPKAVRKYAFEFAEKQNIQHKFNRSAGMAGQDWFHRFMRRNKKLTIRKPEGLSRARIDGMKKEKVAEFFNTLETIVDNNNLRGRPECIYNVDETGMPLSNRPPNIIAQKGAKDVVSMTTVERGENVTVLACMNAAGQYIPPFVLFKGVRKRDDFLLGMPPGTEVAMTEKGWVTEEAFKLWLQHFNRYRTPGKVILILDGHASHTSYSVVDLCDSFEIELVLLPPHTSHALQPLDLSFFKPLKTYYHQQATAWQHSHPNRGITKVAFGALFQRAWNQAATVGNATKGFEKTGIFPLNANAIPDHKFIGDQKSDIVESLVQTPDTQPVVDPVSSASSRQSDKAQSSTCADEERKKMKNKATPGIKIKSSSTKQRECQVPQVQSKSFQQVQPQDQSSSVEQVQSKIMVQVQATNTKPLDNIVPFTSSQQAHEAQPPTCAEIIKEILPSPLKSPIPSKKIRKVSKPVLHLTSPQSKTALLEKETKKKFKVDNKIKENKEKAVGKENTLKKMKNKAKPAIKIKSPSAKQREWHCIYCSEIFVHPPTEDWIQCNACEEWCHEKCADMGGERGPYICELCAHN; encoded by the coding sequence ATGGTTCGCACGTACAAAAAAAAGACTAACGCCGGAGAGTGGTCTCAAGAAAAAATGACAGAGGCTGTAAATAAGGTCCAGAATAAGGTGTTGACCTTACGTAAGGCTGCGGAGATTTTCGAAGTGCCGTACACGAGCTTACAAAGAAGAGTTAATTTATCCAGAGGCGTTATTAAACGTCGAGGTGGACAGCCAGTTTTAGATGAGGAAGCAGAACAGAAGATAGCTGACCGGCTATTGCACTTGGCAAGTCGTGGCTTTGGAATCACACCCAAAGCGGTACGTAAGTACGCGTTTGAATTCGCAGAAAAGCAAAATATACAACACAAATTTAACAGAAGCGCTGGAATGGCTGGCCAGGACTGGTTTCATCGCTTCATgcgaagaaataaaaaattaactattcgGAAGCCGGAGGGTTTATCTAGAGCAAGGATTGATGGTATGAAGAAAGAAAAAGTGGCAGAATTCTTTAATACTTTGGAAACAATAGTAGATAACAACAATTTAAGAGGAAGACCTGAATGTATATACAATGTTGATGAAACAGGGATGCCGCTTAGTAATCGTCCACCCAACATTATAGCCCAAAAAGGTGCTAAAGATGTTGTTAGCATGACCACTGTTGAACGAGGTGAAAATGTAACCGTTCTAGCCTGTATGAATGCAGCAGGACAGTACATACCTccatttgttttattcaaaggTGTGCGTAAACGTGACGATTTTCTCCTAGGTATGCCACCTGGCACTGAAGTTGCCATGACAGAAAAGGGCTGGGTCACCGAAGAAGCTTTTAAGTTGTGGCTGCAACATTTCAATCGCTACCGGACCCCAGGAAAAGTAATTCTAATTTTGGATGGGCACGCGTCTCACACCAGCTACTCAGTGGTAGACTTGTGTGATTCTTTCGAAATTGAACTTGTACTTCTTCCTCCACACACATCACATGCCCTGCAACCGCTCGATTTATCGTTTTTCAAACCGCTCAAAACCTACTATCACCAACAAGCTACAGCATGGCAACATTCACATCCGAATCGAGGAATCACAAAAGTCGCTTTCGGAGCACTTTTCCAACGAGCTTGGAATCAGGCTGCCACTGTTGGGAATGCTACAAAAGGCTTCGAAAAGACCGGAATATTTCCACTAAACGCCAATGCAATACCTGACCACAAGTTCATCGGTGATCAAAAGTCGGACATTGTAGAGTCCCTAGTCCAGACCCCAGATACACAACCAGTAGTTGATCCAGTGTCATCGGCAAGTTCACGACAGTCTGACAAAGCCCAGTCTTCCACCTGTGCAgatgaagaaagaaaaaagatGAAGAATAAAGCAACACCTGGGATAAAAATTAAGAGTTCCTCAACAAAACAGAGAGAGTGTCAAGTGCCCCAAGTCCAATCCAAGAGTTTTCAACAGGTGCAGCCACAAGACCAATCCTCAAGTGTAGAACAAGTGCAGTCAAAAATAATGGTACAAGTCCAAGCCACAAATACAAAACCACTTGATAATATAGTGCCATTCACAAGTTCGCAACAAGCTCACGAAGCCCAGCCTCCCACCTGTGcagaaataattaaagaaattctTCCATCACCGTTAAAGTCGCCAATTCCCTCTAAAAAAATTCGTAAAGTTTCAAAACCGGTCTTGCATTTAACATCACCTCAGAGTAAGACTGCTCTTCTtgaaaaagaaacaaagaagAAATTTAAGGTAGACAATAAAATCAAGGAAAATAAGGAAAAGGCTGTAGgcaaagaaaatactttaaaGAAGATGAAGAATAAAGCAAAGCCTGCGATAAAAATTAAGAGTCCATCTGCAAAACAGAGAGAGTGGCACTGCATTTACTGTTCCGAAATATTCGTTCATCCACCAACAGAGGATTGGATTCAGTGCAATGCCTGCGAAGAATGGTGCCACGAAAAATGTGCTGATATGGGGGGGGAAAGGGGACCATATATATGTGAATTATGTGcccataattaa